The Metamycoplasma cloacale genome includes a region encoding these proteins:
- a CDS encoding aromatic motif membrane protein produces MKKLLKNNLFITSSLLSTLIIPNITISCYKENKEEKINLNESSLYKKNDLSTNTIIKNLIDFQFKNNNTEIENFINWQNNILDTKIEELANALMWYPIFRGDKSIESAQLYSKLVTNSKEILKQTINKDWLWFLNHLNNFKFVFNPYGEYYRDEDDYQTKSFEYVSKNLFQDLVYKNENINITNYIEFVYPELNFEYKNKNLTSFYLILNQRSAIKGFKYVDINENHVVKIIPDILIFNNVNENKTINEFIKEYETLFKEEWKLKYSKEIEYWTNIDEEYIPNVINQINDIGLLNDFSLIHSEISYQAIKKMNENSLNTFRFTWRFANVKN; encoded by the coding sequence ATGAAAAAATTATTAAAAAATAATTTATTTATCACATCTTCTCTGTTATCGACACTAATAATCCCTAACATAACAATTTCTTGTTATAAAGAAAACAAAGAAGAAAAAATCAATTTAAATGAAAGTTCATTATATAAGAAAAACGATTTATCTACTAATACAATAATTAAAAACTTAATAGATTTTCAATTTAAAAATAACAACACTGAAATAGAAAATTTTATTAATTGACAAAATAATATACTAGATACAAAGATTGAAGAATTAGCTAATGCATTAATGTGATATCCTATTTTTAGAGGGGATAAATCAATTGAATCTGCCCAATTGTATTCAAAATTAGTAACCAATTCTAAAGAAATTTTGAAACAAACAATTAATAAAGATTGATTGTGATTTCTAAACCATTTAAATAATTTTAAATTCGTTTTTAATCCCTACGGGGAATATTACAGAGATGAAGATGATTATCAAACAAAATCATTCGAATATGTATCAAAAAATCTTTTTCAAGATCTAGTTTATAAAAATGAAAATATCAATATTACAAACTATATTGAATTTGTTTATCCAGAATTAAATTTTGAATATAAAAATAAAAATTTAACTTCCTTTTATTTAATACTAAATCAACGTTCAGCTATTAAGGGTTTTAAATATGTAGATATTAATGAAAATCATGTAGTTAAAATTATTCCGGACATTTTGATTTTTAACAACGTTAATGAAAATAAAACAATTAATGAATTTATCAAAGAATATGAAACATTATTCAAAGAAGAATGAAAACTCAAATATTCAAAAGAAATTGAATATTGAACAAATATTGATGAAGAATACATACCAAACGTTATTAATCAAATAAACGATATTGGTTTATTGAATGATTTTAGTTTAATTCATTCAGAAATCAGCTACCAAGCTATTAAAAAAATGAATGAAAATTCATTAAATACATTTAGATTTACATGGAGGTTTGCAAATGTTAAAAATTAA
- a CDS encoding DNA-processing protein DprA — protein sequence MNEYLLYFVYKYKGNWDEIYHALKNFELIDSDYHNQIKKQQEMSTSKYVTVLDDGYPDVLVNADKMPFLIFYRGDLKLLDNNNIVCLTGNLISKNTLELLKEIEKIDQEVTFVSLLWKGLDELIVKKILENPKLKLVLIAPSGLNKLEIDFIDKKDYARILLISEYPDDYHAVKKSFYDRNRLLNAIAKKLVLLGTKDNLLYSIIDYFIANHKEIECFMTNESDVLNNNIELINNGAKMITNLNGIVKHK from the coding sequence ATGAATGAGTATTTATTATATTTTGTGTATAAATATAAAGGTAATTGAGATGAAATATATCATGCTTTAAAAAACTTTGAATTAATTGATAGTGATTATCATAATCAAATTAAAAAGCAACAAGAGATGTCGACAAGTAAGTATGTAACTGTGTTAGATGATGGATATCCTGATGTATTAGTTAATGCTGATAAAATGCCTTTTTTGATTTTTTATCGGGGTGATTTAAAGTTACTAGACAATAACAATATTGTTTGTTTAACGGGTAATTTAATATCGAAAAACACCCTTGAATTACTGAAAGAGATTGAAAAAATTGATCAAGAAGTTACTTTTGTTAGTCTATTATGAAAAGGGTTGGATGAATTAATTGTTAAAAAGATTTTAGAAAATCCTAAATTAAAATTAGTCTTAATAGCACCATCGGGACTAAATAAATTAGAAATTGATTTCATTGATAAAAAAGATTATGCAAGAATTTTATTAATCAGTGAATATCCTGACGATTATCACGCAGTAAAGAAATCTTTTTATGACCGAAATAGGTTATTGAATGCTATTGCAAAGAAATTAGTTTTATTAGGAACAAAAGATAATTTGTTATATTCAATTATTGATTACTTTATTGCAAATCATAAAGAAATTGAATGTTTTATGACAAATGAATCAGATGTTTTGAATAATAACATTGAATTAATCAATAATGGAGCAAAAATGATAACTAATTTAAATGGTATTGTTAAACATAAATAA
- a CDS encoding Eco57I restriction-modification methylase domain-containing protein gives MNVKKLGQVFTPNFIVNKMINLISIDNPNLIVEPSSGSGNFYYQLIQKYHHVIGIEIDPTIAHENAIIQSYFDTNYKCDVIIGNPPYVDFKNIENKPKSNLLKHKPNLFLYFLEKALNDLNENGELIWIIPINIFTSTSSKELNKIIYENFSITYFEQIKENVWANACVPTAIVKIVKKQNHWQKIDYFFSNGKILFGKKPNLANNIIAKVGGASGFNSKLKTGDTAFVVSTTERTKELKYIEYKPETWIRPVPRPPKDFTYQIFVNCKTRKKDPFYLLNNQKRGQFINYDASVLCLFVNTNKDETKKIVDQLNEISWDALGVKTDGRYHFSQSILVALL, from the coding sequence ATGAATGTTAAAAAATTAGGTCAAGTTTTTACCCCAAATTTTATTGTAAATAAAATGATTAATTTAATTTCAATTGATAATCCTAATTTAATTGTAGAACCAAGTTCTGGTAGTGGTAATTTTTATTATCAGTTAATTCAAAAATATCATCATGTTATTGGAATTGAAATCGATCCAACAATAGCGCATGAAAATGCAATTATTCAATCTTATTTTGACACAAATTATAAATGCGATGTCATAATAGGTAATCCACCATATGTTGATTTTAAAAACATTGAAAATAAACCAAAATCAAATCTTTTAAAACATAAACCGAACTTGTTTTTATATTTCCTTGAAAAAGCACTTAATGATTTAAACGAAAATGGCGAACTTATTTGAATAATTCCGATCAATATTTTTACTTCTACAAGTTCAAAGGAATTAAACAAAATTATTTATGAAAATTTTTCAATTACATATTTTGAACAAATTAAAGAAAATGTATGAGCAAATGCTTGTGTTCCAACTGCAATTGTAAAAATTGTCAAAAAACAAAATCATTGACAAAAAATTGATTATTTCTTTTCAAATGGAAAAATATTATTCGGTAAAAAACCTAATTTAGCGAATAATATTATTGCAAAAGTTGGAGGAGCTTCTGGTTTTAATAGTAAATTAAAAACAGGCGATACAGCCTTTGTTGTTTCTACAACCGAGAGAACAAAGGAATTGAAATATATTGAATACAAACCAGAAACATGAATAAGACCTGTGCCAAGACCACCGAAAGATTTCACATATCAAATATTTGTCAATTGTAAAACTAGAAAAAAAGACCCCTTTTATTTACTAAATAACCAAAAAAGAGGTCAATTTATTAATTACGATGCCTCTGTACTTTGTCTTTTTGTCAATACAAACAAAGATGAAACAAAAAAAATTGTCGATCAATTAAATGAAATATCTTGAGATGCACTCGGTGTTAAAACTGACGGAAGATATCATTTCAGTCAAAGTATTTTAGTTGCATTGTTATAA
- the rpsP gene encoding 30S ribosomal protein S16 yields the protein MVKLRLKRTGKKFNACYKVVAADARAPRDGRFIEELGHYDPHAKTLVLNYELVTKYLNEGAKPTDTVRTLLKKDNFYANYISEKTK from the coding sequence ATGGTTAAATTAAGATTAAAAAGAACAGGAAAAAAATTTAATGCATGTTATAAAGTTGTAGCAGCTGATGCTAGAGCACCTAGAGATGGAAGATTTATCGAAGAATTAGGACACTACGATCCACACGCTAAAACATTAGTTTTAAACTATGAATTAGTAACTAAATACTTAAACGAAGGTGCAAAACCAACTGATACCGTTAGAACATTACTTAAAAAAGACAATTTTTACGCAAACTACATTTCAGAAAAAACTAAATAA
- the deoD gene encoding purine-nucleoside phosphorylase, translating to MTPHINAKDGAFAKLVLMPGDPLRAKYIADTYLTDAKLVSDVRNVFMYTGYYNGHKVSVCASGMGVPSIGIYSYELFKEYGVEAIIRIGSAGSFKAEIKNYSLVLADSAYGENIAFRNGILPGHTETVVMPTKSLNKEIMDKAKSLNMNVLEKRVMTEEAFYTDKTVEERVEISGGAVCVEMESYGLFSVAEKLGKKAACLLTISDNLVTHEYTTSEERQNSFNEMMKLALSVAENYQ from the coding sequence ATGACACCACATATTAATGCAAAAGACGGTGCTTTTGCTAAATTAGTTTTAATGCCTGGTGATCCATTAAGAGCTAAATATATTGCTGATACATATTTAACTGACGCGAAATTAGTTTCAGATGTTCGTAATGTATTTATGTATACAGGATACTACAATGGCCACAAAGTTTCAGTTTGTGCATCAGGTATGGGAGTTCCTTCAATTGGAATTTATTCATACGAATTATTCAAAGAATATGGTGTTGAAGCAATTATTAGAATTGGTTCAGCAGGAAGTTTTAAAGCTGAAATTAAAAATTATAGTTTAGTATTAGCTGATAGTGCATACGGTGAAAATATTGCATTTAGAAATGGTATTTTACCAGGACATACAGAAACTGTTGTTATGCCAACTAAATCATTGAATAAAGAAATCATGGATAAAGCTAAATCTTTAAACATGAATGTTTTAGAAAAAAGAGTTATGACAGAAGAAGCTTTCTATACAGATAAAACTGTTGAAGAAAGAGTTGAAATATCGGGCGGAGCAGTTTGTGTTGAAATGGAATCATATGGTCTATTTTCAGTAGCAGAAAAACTTGGTAAAAAAGCAGCTTGTCTATTAACAATTTCTGATAATTTAGTAACACACGAATATACTACTAGTGAAGAAAGACAAAATTCATTCAATGAAATGATGAAATTAGCTTTATCAGTAGCAGAAAACTACCAATAG
- a CDS encoding aromatic motif membrane protein has translation MLKIKNLIITATLCTLPLCTISCKNYSNQNKKILKNLLNPDDDVKNSNVIQDDAKRTKIIIEDILLKIFKNNQLLKTKYLNQQNDLEYQIELLKQITELTKIIKENKQNRNKIEELNNLYSTNWYFIFNNLNKFELVFKEWFILPAVENSSMSNEYIQHISTLNEVNTHSFDNNYLEKLEEGEESAESVNSSILYLLKDNGIFRFRIINESSENPIMKFNSENLFFPNFQGDYVSLQLISNIFHSAVIHGIQNGYDRFENDVIKKKKYNEPATMLLLLKEDNYV, from the coding sequence ATGTTAAAAATTAAAAATTTAATTATAACAGCCACATTATGCACATTACCTTTATGTACTATTTCATGTAAGAATTACTCTAATCAAAATAAAAAGATTTTAAAAAATTTATTAAATCCTGATGACGATGTAAAAAATAGCAACGTTATTCAAGATGATGCTAAAAGAACAAAAATCATTATTGAAGATATATTGTTAAAAATATTTAAAAACAATCAATTATTGAAAACAAAATATCTAAATCAACAAAATGATCTAGAATACCAGATTGAGTTATTAAAACAAATTACTGAATTAACCAAAATAATTAAAGAAAACAAACAAAATAGAAATAAAATTGAAGAATTAAACAATTTATATTCAACAAATTGATACTTTATATTTAATAATTTAAATAAATTTGAATTAGTTTTTAAAGAATGATTTATTCTTCCGGCTGTAGAAAATTCTTCAATGAGCAATGAATATATTCAACATATTTCAACACTTAATGAAGTAAATACTCACAGTTTTGACAACAACTATTTAGAAAAACTTGAAGAAGGTGAAGAATCTGCTGAAAGTGTTAACTCATCTATATTATATTTATTAAAAGATAATGGCATTTTTAGGTTCAGAATTATCAATGAATCAAGTGAAAATCCAATTATGAAATTCAATTCTGAAAATCTATTTTTCCCTAATTTTCAAGGTGATTATGTGTCATTACAATTGATTTCAAATATCTTCCACAGTGCAGTAATACATGGAATTCAAAATGGTTATGATAGATTTGAAAATGACGTTATCAAGAAAAAGAAATATAACGAACCTGCAACTATGTTGTTATTATTGAAAGAGGATAACTATGTTTAG
- the deoC gene encoding deoxyribose-phosphate aldolase, whose product MDYNKLVDHTLLSPEALTKDIDRLIDEAKKYNFKSVCIAPSYIKYAKEKLQGTDILVCTVIGFPLGYNATSVKVYETEIAIKHGADEIDMVINIGRFKDKEYEYVLNEIKKIKEACGDKVLKVIVETALLTAEEIAKITEIVSQSGADFIKTSTGFSYRGASFDDIKIMKANARPDLLIKASGGIKTGDDAIKMVELGANRLGMSKSVIIMEDLKLKK is encoded by the coding sequence ATGGATTACAATAAATTAGTTGATCATACATTATTAAGCCCAGAAGCACTTACAAAAGATATTGACAGATTAATTGACGAAGCAAAAAAATACAATTTTAAATCAGTATGTATTGCTCCTTCATATATTAAATATGCTAAAGAAAAACTACAAGGAACAGATATTCTTGTATGTACAGTTATTGGTTTCCCTTTAGGATACAATGCTACAAGCGTTAAAGTATATGAAACAGAAATCGCTATTAAACACGGTGCTGATGAAATTGATATGGTTATTAACATTGGTCGTTTTAAAGATAAAGAATACGAATATGTTTTAAATGAAATTAAGAAAATTAAAGAAGCATGTGGCGATAAAGTTTTAAAAGTTATCGTTGAAACTGCATTATTAACAGCTGAAGAAATTGCTAAAATTACCGAAATTGTTTCACAATCAGGTGCTGATTTCATTAAAACATCAACAGGTTTCTCATATAGAGGCGCATCATTTGACGATATCAAGATTATGAAAGCAAACGCAAGACCAGATTTATTAATTAAAGCATCAGGTGGAATTAAAACCGGAGATGATGCAATTAAAATGGTTGAATTAGGTGCTAATAGATTAGGTATGTCGAAATCAGTAATAATTATGGAAGATTTAAAACTAAAAAAATAA
- a CDS encoding cytidine deaminase, which translates to MNLDKLKELQKKLELSYCPYSGVHVASLAIDDQNREWWGVNTENPAYPSGLCAERSALFGSVAYGAKVGSFTDIHVISNKKHLLYPCSGCLQVITQFLKRDGLVHLHNFDLSKNQTLSINELVPYQVRDEDIRD; encoded by the coding sequence ATGAACTTAGATAAATTAAAAGAATTACAAAAGAAATTAGAATTAAGTTATTGTCCATATTCAGGTGTACATGTTGCTTCGTTGGCAATTGATGACCAAAATCGTGAATGATGAGGTGTTAATACCGAAAACCCAGCTTATCCAAGTGGATTATGTGCTGAAAGATCAGCTTTATTTGGAAGTGTTGCATATGGTGCAAAAGTTGGTTCATTTACTGACATTCACGTAATTAGCAATAAAAAACATTTGTTATATCCTTGTTCGGGGTGCTTACAAGTTATTACACAATTCCTTAAAAGAGATGGTTTAGTGCATTTACATAATTTTGATTTAAGTAAAAACCAAACTTTATCAATTAATGAATTAGTACCTTATCAAGTGAGAGATGAAGACATTCGTGATTAA
- the trmD gene encoding tRNA (guanosine(37)-N1)-methyltransferase TrmD, translating to MKFNILTLFPKYFETFKTQSIIAKAIALGHIEINIIDFRKFSREKHHKVDDTVYGGGDGMLLQVEPIDLALQTVPNSYKILVSPQGRVFNQKIAHELAKHDEITLICGHYEGFDERILNFVDEEMSIGDYILTGGELPAMIITEAIARLKPGVLKKGSHQNESFENEGLLDYPQYTKPADYKGYKVPEVLLSGDHKKILEWRKQEAYKKTLKNRKDIIERINNEN from the coding sequence ATGAAATTTAACATTCTTACACTTTTTCCAAAATATTTTGAAACATTCAAAACTCAAAGCATTATCGCTAAAGCTATTGCACTAGGACATATTGAAATTAATATCATCGATTTCAGAAAATTCTCTAGAGAAAAACATCATAAAGTGGATGACACAGTTTATGGTGGCGGCGATGGTATGTTACTTCAAGTTGAACCAATTGATTTAGCATTACAAACAGTGCCTAATAGTTATAAAATATTGGTTTCACCGCAAGGAAGAGTATTTAATCAAAAGATTGCTCATGAATTAGCTAAACATGATGAAATTACATTAATCTGTGGTCATTATGAAGGTTTTGATGAAAGAATTTTAAACTTCGTTGATGAAGAGATGTCAATTGGTGATTACATTCTTACAGGTGGCGAACTGCCAGCAATGATTATTACTGAAGCAATTGCCAGATTAAAACCTGGAGTGTTAAAAAAAGGTTCACATCAAAACGAGAGTTTTGAAAATGAAGGATTGCTTGATTATCCACAATATACCAAACCGGCTGATTATAAAGGTTATAAGGTGCCAGAGGTTTTATTAAGTGGTGATCACAAGAAGATTTTGGAATGAAGAAAACAAGAAGCTTATAAGAAAACTTTAAAGAATAGAAAAGACATAATTGAAAGGATAAATAATGAGAACTAA
- a CDS encoding aromatic motif membrane protein codes for MFRKINTLFLSIPLIVTPIAVVSCQSQEIKENITNNNINSVINEKNDWNIFIDNVFIQKILNILYNDNQENEKQEYIEKQTNLKTEYFNTLKKTLFFNNSLINIFGNEALSNTDKPFFTKDKQKNQFNQLFEENWLFYLYNINHFTYMYFPVFDQFNSNINNTIKKVHENNLTLGAFFSPKSNKIIDFSIQETKNNNDETILDFYLLTEEGFIINLTVTKNNKLLEQIKDKINEVITDTEDFVFYEFKNHQDLLNDLKNYLNEIKTKISQQEKWEQANELYKEVVKMITNFRNENIRLENGTDFIKEDLFVFKEKTISIIPYIWTFPKLYEAPDKLDIFDLNKFIIATRSFYDLDDNTTNQILFKEKYGGELLKYTLIDIN; via the coding sequence ATGTTTAGAAAAATAAATACATTATTCCTTTCTATACCATTAATTGTTACTCCTATTGCTGTTGTGTCTTGTCAAAGTCAAGAAATTAAGGAAAATATTACTAATAACAACATAAATTCAGTAATTAATGAAAAGAACGATTGAAATATTTTCATAGATAATGTTTTTATTCAAAAAATATTAAACATTCTATACAACGACAATCAAGAAAATGAAAAACAAGAATATATTGAAAAACAAACTAATTTGAAAACCGAATACTTTAATACTTTAAAGAAAACTCTCTTTTTTAATAATTCATTAATCAATATATTTGGAAACGAAGCTCTATCAAATACAGATAAACCATTTTTTACTAAAGATAAACAAAAAAACCAATTTAATCAATTATTTGAGGAAAACTGATTATTCTATTTATACAATATAAACCACTTTACTTATATGTATTTTCCAGTATTTGATCAGTTTAATTCAAACATAAATAACACGATTAAAAAAGTACACGAAAATAATTTAACCCTCGGTGCTTTCTTTTCGCCAAAATCTAATAAAATCATCGATTTTTCAATTCAAGAAACTAAAAACAATAATGATGAAACAATTTTAGATTTCTATTTATTAACAGAAGAAGGATTTATTATCAATTTAACTGTTACAAAAAATAATAAATTGCTTGAACAAATAAAAGATAAGATTAATGAAGTAATAACAGATACAGAAGATTTTGTTTTTTATGAATTTAAGAATCATCAAGATCTTCTGAATGATTTAAAAAATTATTTAAACGAGATTAAAACCAAAATTTCTCAACAAGAAAAATGAGAACAAGCAAATGAACTATACAAAGAAGTAGTCAAAATGATTACCAACTTTAGAAATGAAAACATTAGATTAGAAAACGGAACCGATTTTATAAAAGAAGATCTCTTTGTATTCAAAGAAAAAACAATTTCTATTATTCCTTATATTTGAACATTCCCGAAATTATACGAAGCACCAGACAAATTAGACATATTTGATTTAAATAAATTTATTATCGCTACAAGAAGTTTTTATGATTTAGACGATAATACAACCAATCAAATTTTATTTAAAGAAAAATATGGTGGTGAATTACTAAAATATACTTTAATTGATATTAACTAA
- the rplS gene encoding 50S ribosomal protein L19, protein MRTKLLEIVESDQIRTDLPEIREGYNVKVHVRIKEGNKERIQVFEGLVIAAYGEGINKSILVRKDSYGIGVERTFKINSPLISNIEVLRKNKVRRAKLYYMRDLKGKSARLKEIKTNK, encoded by the coding sequence ATGAGAACTAAATTATTAGAAATTGTTGAAAGTGACCAAATTAGAACTGATTTACCAGAAATCAGAGAAGGTTACAACGTAAAAGTTCACGTTAGAATTAAAGAAGGTAACAAAGAAAGAATTCAAGTTTTTGAAGGACTAGTAATTGCTGCTTACGGTGAAGGTATTAATAAATCAATTTTAGTTAGAAAAGATTCATACGGAATCGGTGTTGAAAGAACATTCAAAATTAATTCTCCATTAATTTCAAACATTGAAGTGCTAAGAAAAAATAAAGTTAGAAGAGCTAAACTTTACTACATGAGAGATCTTAAAGGTAAAAGCGCAAGACTTAAAGAAATTAAAACTAATAAATAA
- a CDS encoding ABC transporter ATP-binding protein, whose amino-acid sequence MNNPILEIKNLTKIYDKKQNVGIKNISFNVNRGKFHAFIGENGAGKTTTIKSIIGAYTNLDGEILINGISHKKAESKKIVGYVPENPIFPKEITTYEYLLALSLLTNIPRNEINQKIEEFLKKFNILNLKNKKPSSFSSGQKKKILLIQALIHNPELIILDEPAANLDPSARFELFSILKQLIDNGKTIFISSHILSEIDEFTTEVTLIDNGSIVYSGPKYKHLGEMFYEKIIKK is encoded by the coding sequence ATGAACAATCCAATTCTAGAAATTAAAAATTTAACCAAAATATATGACAAAAAACAAAATGTTGGAATTAAGAATATTTCATTTAATGTAAATAGAGGTAAATTTCATGCCTTTATTGGTGAAAATGGAGCCGGTAAAACTACAACAATCAAATCTATTATTGGTGCATATACTAATTTAGATGGCGAAATTCTTATAAATGGAATTTCTCATAAAAAAGCAGAAAGCAAAAAAATAGTTGGATATGTTCCTGAAAATCCAATCTTCCCAAAAGAAATTACTACGTATGAATACCTATTAGCGTTATCACTTTTAACAAATATACCTAGAAATGAAATTAACCAAAAAATAGAAGAATTTTTAAAGAAATTCAATATATTAAATCTAAAAAATAAAAAACCATCAAGTTTTTCATCGGGCCAAAAGAAAAAAATTCTATTAATTCAAGCTTTAATTCACAACCCTGAATTAATAATTTTAGATGAACCAGCTGCAAACCTAGATCCAAGTGCTAGATTTGAATTGTTTTCAATTCTAAAACAATTAATTGATAATGGTAAGACAATCTTTATTAGTTCTCATATTTTAAGCGAGATTGATGAATTTACTACAGAAGTAACATTGATAGATAATGGTTCTATTGTATATAGCGGACCAAAATACAAACATTTAGGAGAGATGTTTTATGAAAAAATTATTAAAAAATAA
- a CDS encoding thymidine phosphorylase, translating to MRIIDIIDKKVHKEVLTKEEINFFITGYTNGTIPDYQASALLMAIRLNGMNDVETAYLTEAMMYSGDTLDWKYLGKTIADKHSTGGIGDKVSIALCPILSALGLTVAKMSGRGLGHTGGTLDKLESIKGYNFSVTDSEFRELVEKHNIAIVGQNEKLVPADKKIYALRDVTATVESIPLIASSIMSKKLATGSDCILLDVKCGNGAFMKDLEQAKKLGELMIAIGKQLNRKIAVEITNMEQPLGRTIGNKIEVLEAIDTLKGRGQTDFNEIIYSSGSTIIMLAGLANSEKDARLKIKEVIENGKAYNKFLEWISAQGGDIKVFDDPKWLNPQYKYEIKSNAEGYLKINSAISFGLVAMKLGAGREKKEDNIDFEAGIYLNKVSNEYVNKGDVLFTMYSSKPIDVKLEKELLDSIEFSKEKHNIKPVFAKLY from the coding sequence ATGAGAATAATTGATATTATTGATAAAAAAGTTCATAAAGAAGTATTAACAAAAGAAGAAATTAACTTCTTTATTACAGGTTATACAAACGGAACAATTCCTGATTACCAAGCAAGTGCCTTATTAATGGCAATTAGATTAAATGGAATGAATGATGTTGAAACTGCATATTTAACTGAGGCAATGATGTATTCAGGAGATACACTAGATTGAAAATATTTAGGTAAAACAATTGCTGATAAACATTCAACCGGAGGTATTGGAGATAAAGTTTCTATTGCTTTATGCCCAATTCTATCTGCACTTGGTTTAACTGTAGCTAAAATGTCAGGTAGAGGATTAGGTCATACCGGTGGTACTTTAGATAAATTAGAATCAATTAAAGGTTACAATTTTTCAGTAACGGATTCCGAATTTAGAGAATTAGTTGAAAAACACAACATTGCAATTGTTGGACAAAATGAAAAATTAGTTCCTGCTGACAAAAAAATCTACGCTTTAAGAGATGTTACAGCAACAGTTGAATCAATTCCTTTAATAGCAAGTTCAATTATGTCTAAAAAATTAGCAACTGGTTCAGATTGTATTTTATTAGATGTTAAATGCGGAAATGGTGCATTTATGAAAGATCTTGAACAAGCTAAAAAACTTGGTGAATTAATGATTGCTATCGGTAAACAATTAAACAGAAAAATTGCAGTTGAAATTACTAATATGGAACAACCATTGGGTAGAACAATTGGAAACAAAATTGAAGTACTTGAAGCAATTGATACATTAAAAGGAAGAGGTCAAACTGACTTTAATGAAATTATTTACTCATCAGGTTCAACTATCATTATGCTTGCTGGATTGGCAAATTCAGAAAAAGATGCACGTTTAAAAATTAAAGAAGTTATTGAAAATGGAAAAGCATACAATAAGTTTTTAGAATGAATTTCAGCGCAAGGTGGAGATATTAAGGTTTTTGATGATCCAAAATGATTAAACCCACAATACAAATATGAAATTAAATCTAATGCCGAAGGGTATTTAAAAATAAATTCAGCTATTTCATTTGGTTTAGTTGCAATGAAATTAGGTGCTGGTAGAGAGAAAAAAGAAGATAACATTGACTTCGAAGCTGGTATTTATTTAAATAAAGTTTCAAATGAATATGTAAATAAAGGTGATGTATTATTTACAATGTATTCTTCAAAACCAATCGATGTAAAACTTGAAAAAGAACTTTTAGATTCAATTGAATTTAGTAAAGAAAAACATAATATTAAACCAGTATTTGCTAAACTTTATTAA